The Arachis duranensis cultivar V14167 chromosome 2, aradu.V14167.gnm2.J7QH, whole genome shotgun sequence genome has a window encoding:
- the LOC110277334 gene encoding transcription factor ILI3-like translates to MSGRRQRSSGGSEFTENEINVLASRLQALLPQPSQQTRNSRVSVLEILKETCSHIKRLQKDVEDLSETLTGLLDSLHITDIDITLLQDLLQQK, encoded by the exons ATGTCTGGGCGGCGGCAAAGAAGTTCCGGAGGCTCAGAGTTCACAGAGAATGAGATCAATGTTCTTGCTTCAAGGTTACAAGCATTGCTCCCACAACCTAGCCAACAAACAAGGAACTCAAGG GTATCAGTGTTGGAGATCTTGAAGGAAACTTGCAGTCACATCAAGCGGCTACAGAAAGATGTGGAAGACCTTAGTGAAACGCTGACAGGGCTGTTGGATTCTCTTCACATTACTGATATTGACATCACTCTTTTACAAGATCTTttgcaacaaaaataa